The sequence CTTTCAGTTTTAGCCCTAACAAGAACTTATTGGTCAGGTTATTGGGAAAGACCCGTATGGAGCCGTTAAAGACCTCGACGGCTTTGTTATAACGAACCCGGGCCACATTGATGCGGTTTTCCGTGCCTTCGAGTTGGTGTTGCAGATCCTGAAAATTTTGGTTGGCTTTAAGATCAGGGTATCTCTCAACCACCACCATCAACCGGGAAAGGGCGCTGCTCATGGCCCCCTGGGCGGCCTGGAATTGGCTGAAGGCCTTGGGATCATCTAAAAGATTTTTATTCATTTGAATCGACCCGACTTTGGCCCTGGCCTCGGTGACCGCCGTCAGGGTATCCTTTTCGTGCTTGGCGTAGGCCTTGACCACCTCCACCAGGTTGGGAATTAAGTCATTTCTTCTTTGGTAGGCCGCCTCCACGTCTCCCCAGGCGGCCTTGACCGCTTCTTCATTGGTCTGAATAGTATTGTAACCACAGCCGGAAACCAAAAATAACGCAATAATACCCATCAAGACGAATTGTACCCTTTTAAACATTTTTTCCTCCTAAATGAGACTGGAATCCGGCTTCCACCGGAACACTTTAAAGGCCTTTCACAAGTGCCCTAATTAGTGCTCGTCCGGAAATGATATTTCCGGATGAGAGCTGTCAGCGATCAGCTTTTAGCCATCAGCAAAATCGTTTATTATTATATCATTTCCAACCGGGAAGACCAACAATTAAAAAGATGGGGGAAATTGGGAAAGGAATCGGGTTTTATTAAGACCAATTCAGGAGCGGTGTCAAAAATCTATTTCGTCCAGTTTGGGTTGGCCTCCTTCATATTTTTTTAACGCCTCTTCTTGTTTCTGCGATTGATCGAATAATATCAGGTATTCTTTTTCCATATCCGCAAACTTTTTTTCCATTTGCTCAATTTTATTTTTCATCTGTAAAATGATTTCTGTCTTTTCCTGAAGCGAATCTTGTAATTTTTTTATTTCTCCGTTATCACCCCCCTCAAACCCTTGATTCCAGGTTTCCTTCTCCGGCAGGAGGGGGGCCTGCGGTTCGGGATTCGAAACCTCGGTTCGGTTTAATTCCTGATCCCCTTGATGATCATGCTGCCAATTGAAATCTCTTATAATTTTTACTGATTTTAAATAGGAGGCCTTTAACTTTCTCCCTTTTAAAAAGAGAATTATAATTATTGCCAATTGGATCAGCAAAAATTCCAGAAGCAAAATAAAATAGAAGGGATCAAGACGGATCATTAGTATTTAAGGAACCTTCTTTCTCTTTTTTGCCGGCTTTTTTTCGATTCCATTTTAAAACCCCCCAAAAAATCAATCCGATTACTAAAAAACCCAAATGGATAAGTCCCAATTTCATGAAGGCCTTTGTCCAAATCTCATCCGCCCTGGTCGGAACGGTTGTTTTTACGGCCCGTGCGGTGGGGGTCGGGGGACTTTGAAGGGCCGGTCGGTTTAAAACTTTCACCTGTCGGACCTGTTCTCTTTTAAAGGTCTTTCCATCGGCCAGTATTTGAATGGTATAATCACCGGTCTGTTTAAAGGTGAAGGCGTTGGAATATCTTCCTTCCTTATCTCTGCTATCTCCGGTTTCCAGAGGAAACAAACTCAGTTTGAGATGATTTCCATCAGGTCCTTTTATGTCGGTCATAAAAAAGATGGATTCCAGGAATCGTTTTTCCGTAACGGTTCGATCCTCCCTTTCCAGCCAGGCCTCTATGTTAATTTTCTCGCCTTGAAAAATATGATTTTGCTTCAAAGAACTTTTCAAGGCCAGATCGGTAACGACGAATATTTTATTCCCTTCCTTGGTACTCAACTGCACTTTCCATCGGCCGGGGATGGGCTTTTTGATGGTGATCAAATCGAAAGCTTTGGTTTGATACCAGGCAATACCTTCAGACAATTTATCGTAAACGAGTCCTTTCCGGTTGGGATCGATAAGCTTGGTCAGGGTCCCTATTTGTTTCGTAATCAACAGGGTCGCTTCTTGAATCTCCTTGTCGATAAAGAAGGAATCCCCTTCCAAGGGCACGGTGTCGGGCATTTTGACTTGTTCAAATATGGAGGCAAAAATAACATGGATATCTTTATCGGCCTGGGCCAGATTGAAAAGACCTTTGGTTTCTTGCGCTAAATCGTTTAGAAGTTTCCGGTCCGAAAAATCAGAAAAAGCCACGGTATAGAGTTTAATATGATCTTTTACCAGTTCCGGTAGAAGTTTTCCTAAGGCTTTAAGGGCCGAGGCGTCTTTTTCTTTATCCCCCAGGTCCATTTGACCGTCGGAAAAAAGGATTAGAATTTTGTTCGAATTTTGAGAAGGTTTAATCTCTTCATACCCTTTTTTAATTGCGGCATATAGATCGGTGTTTAAATCCCGGGAAGTTATTTTTTGAACGGCCCTGGAAAATCCCTTCTGATTCTCGGGAAGATTTTGGGTAAGCGGGATCAAGGTCTGGGCCGAATCCCCAAAGCTGATCAGGCCAAGCCGGTCTTCAGGTCCGAACAGGGTAATCAATAATTCAGCGGCTGCTTTTCTGAAATCCTGGGGGTCGGTTTTTTTCATACTACCGGATTGATCCAGGATAAAAAAAATATCAAAGGCTGCTTTGGCTTTCGAGCCTTTTATAGGGGTATTGGAAGCAGGCCCTGAACTTTTTTCCGGGCCGCTTGTCTTTGGAGCAGCGATTTCCGCAGAAAAGGCGTTATACCCCTGGAAGGGCATCCACAGGCACAAGAAAACAAAAAGAAAAAAGAAAACCATTTTTCTTGCCATTTATTTAAAGAGGTTATTAAATCTATTTTCCCCTAATAATAGTCCTCTTCCTAATAATCGGCATATTTTTGAAAAATCTTTAGTAGGAAAATAACGTTCAAGGATCGGGGGTCAGGGATCGGCGGTCGGCGAAAGACATTTTCATTCTTCGTAGTGCCCGACCCGGGCATGAGCGCTTAGTAAGAAAGTAGGGCTCAGGGGCCGGGGGGCAGTTAAAGAATCATGTTGCAAGATGCAAGTTTCAAGTTGCAAGAGGAAAACCTTGAACCCTGAACCTTGCCTTTCGCCTATTGCCCATAGCCCATCGCCTCAAAACATTTTCATGCTTCGTGGTGCCCCACCCAACCCCTGTCCTCCCCCTCAAGGGGAAGGGTGAGGGAGGGGGCACCCCCGTCTGTTTCCATTAATGACAGACGAGGGCGCCAGCACTACATAATCCCGTTCATCCGGCTCGGAGTCCCTGCAACAGCCTGGTATTATTAACGGGATATCCTTTCTATGATTTCCCCATCCGGCCCTAACAATTCAATAACCATCGGCATGGCCCCGATAGCATGGGTGGAGCAGGAAAAACAGGGATCATAGGCCCGGATGGCCGCCTCGACCCGGTTTAACATGCCCTCGGTCAGTTTCTTTCCGTCGACGAAGGATTTGGCCACCATTTCCACCGATTTGTTGATGGCCCAATTGTTATGCCCGGTAGCGACAATCAGATTGACCTTGGTCAGCATCCCGTTTTGATCGGTTTTATAATGATGGAAAAGGGTCCCTCGAGGGGCCTCTAAACACCCCACTCCTTCGCCGGTCAAACCCTTGGAATCACCAACCAGATTGGTGGAGGTGACCTCGGGGTCCAGGAGGATTTCCTTGGCCCGCTCGATGGCATAAA is a genomic window of Deltaproteobacteria bacterium containing:
- a CDS encoding LemA family protein — encoded protein: MFKRVQFVLMGIIALFLVSGCGYNTIQTNEEAVKAAWGDVEAAYQRRNDLIPNLVEVVKAYAKHEKDTLTAVTEARAKVGSIQMNKNLLDDPKAFSQFQAAQGAMSSALSRLMVVVERYPDLKANQNFQDLQHQLEGTENRINVARVRYNKAVEVFNGSIRVFPNNLTNKFLLGLKLKEPFKAEAGAEKAPKVKF
- a CDS encoding VWA domain-containing protein; this translates as MKKTDPQDFRKAAAELLITLFGPEDRLGLISFGDSAQTLIPLTQNLPENQKGFSRAVQKITSRDLNTDLYAAIKKGYEEIKPSQNSNKILILFSDGQMDLGDKEKDASALKALGKLLPELVKDHIKLYTVAFSDFSDRKLLNDLAQETKGLFNLAQADKDIHVIFASIFEQVKMPDTVPLEGDSFFIDKEIQEATLLITKQIGTLTKLIDPNRKGLVYDKLSEGIAWYQTKAFDLITIKKPIPGRWKVQLSTKEGNKIFVVTDLALKSSLKQNHIFQGEKINIEAWLEREDRTVTEKRFLESIFFMTDIKGPDGNHLKLSLFPLETGDSRDKEGRYSNAFTFKQTGDYTIQILADGKTFKREQVRQVKVLNRPALQSPPTPTARAVKTTVPTRADEIWTKAFMKLGLIHLGFLVIGLIFWGVLKWNRKKAGKKEKEGSLNTNDPS